From a single Nostoc sp. MS1 genomic region:
- a CDS encoding response regulator transcription factor, whose protein sequence is MSTVLVIEDGLTDREVLSRYLQQAGYSVISATSSEEAQAKLDKTKPDLIFLDVILPGKSGFEICRELKNNPNTSSIPVVFCSTKNSDVDKTWGNMLGAEAYLSKPISQEELTLTLKKLCK, encoded by the coding sequence ATGAGTACTGTTTTAGTTATTGAAGATGGCTTAACTGATCGCGAAGTATTAAGCCGTTATTTACAGCAAGCTGGCTATTCTGTCATTAGTGCTACTAGTAGCGAAGAAGCACAAGCAAAATTAGACAAAACCAAGCCAGATTTAATATTTCTTGATGTCATTTTACCAGGAAAAAGTGGATTTGAAATTTGTCGAGAATTGAAAAATAATCCTAATACTAGCAGCATTCCTGTTGTTTTTTGCTCAACCAAAAATAGTGATGTAGATAAAACTTGGGGAAATATGCTAGGTGCTGAAGCTTATCTTTCTAAGCCAATCAGTCAGGAAGAGCTAACCTTAACTCTTAAAAAGCTCTGTAAATAA
- a CDS encoding chemotaxis protein CheW, with protein MESQQKFLSFNLGIKDTAVISLQNITEVLPVSLVDICGVPQMPSCVLGAYNWRGEMLWLVDLEEMLGYPPLSHNTNFLAKMMAIVLEDEGKYLGVLVRQMMDIEFLDNSQMKAPSAELFSASISSFLQGYFLNSDERMMFNLDASAIIHSPLWNTHN; from the coding sequence TTGGAAAGTCAGCAAAAATTTTTAAGCTTTAATTTGGGAATCAAAGATACAGCAGTGATTTCTTTACAGAATATTACAGAAGTTTTACCAGTATCTTTGGTGGACATATGTGGCGTTCCCCAAATGCCAAGTTGCGTTTTAGGCGCGTATAATTGGCGCGGAGAAATGTTGTGGTTAGTCGATTTAGAAGAAATGTTAGGCTATCCGCCGTTATCACATAACACCAATTTTCTAGCAAAAATGATGGCAATTGTGCTGGAGGATGAGGGTAAGTATTTAGGAGTCTTAGTCCGGCAAATGATGGATATTGAGTTCCTAGATAATAGTCAAATGAAAGCACCATCTGCTGAATTATTCTCAGCATCAATTTCTTCTTTCTTGCAAGGATATTTTCTTAATAGTGATGAGAGAATGATGTTCAATTTAGATGCTAGTGCTATTATTCACTCTCCTTTATGGAATACACATAATTAA
- a CDS encoding response regulator has translation MVSNNVLNEFRTCTQLQYNGQLNITSPKGHQWTFYYRLGRIVWATSGTHPFRRWRRLMNQHCPQIDVEKMQLRQQDISMNYWDYRLLEILYKKQKIQREQVHAVVENTITELLFDLAQQSNFISISSDASGTTLRVERNQQVVLETPMSFTSADVSMKQMLDTWKLWSEAGLTNVFPDLAPIIRRPEQLQEHVSPSVYKNFVTLINGKSTLRELAAKMRQNVLPVSRSLLPYVLKGIIELVELPDLPLNVVESPATPTPAQSKKSKAPVIACVDDSPQVCKMLEDIITANGMKFIKIQDAIQALPVLIQEKPDLIFLDLVMPVASGYEICTQLRRISTFANTPVVILTGNDGLLDRVRAKVVGSTDFLTKPVAADRVMSIIRKYLPVQAAPTIKTGSHLEVCH, from the coding sequence ATGGTATCAAATAACGTACTTAACGAATTTAGAACTTGTACCCAACTCCAATATAACGGTCAGTTAAATATTACTAGTCCAAAAGGGCATCAATGGACTTTTTATTATCGGCTAGGTAGGATAGTTTGGGCTACAAGCGGAACTCATCCTTTTCGTCGTTGGCGCAGGCTGATGAATCAACATTGTCCTCAAATCGATGTTGAGAAAATGCAGCTACGTCAACAAGATATCTCAATGAATTATTGGGATTATCGTTTGTTGGAAATTCTGTATAAAAAACAGAAAATTCAACGAGAACAAGTTCATGCTGTTGTTGAAAACACCATAACTGAACTGTTGTTTGACCTAGCCCAGCAGAGTAATTTTATCTCTATTAGTTCCGATGCCTCTGGCACTACACTTCGTGTAGAACGCAATCAACAAGTTGTGCTGGAGACACCCATGAGTTTCACCAGCGCAGATGTATCGATGAAACAGATGCTAGACACTTGGAAATTGTGGTCAGAAGCTGGCTTGACCAATGTATTTCCAGACTTAGCACCGATAATTCGTAGACCAGAACAACTGCAAGAACATGTCAGTCCATCTGTTTACAAAAACTTCGTTACCCTAATTAATGGCAAATCTACACTGCGAGAACTAGCTGCCAAAATGAGGCAGAATGTTTTGCCAGTCTCCCGTTCTTTGCTTCCCTACGTCCTCAAAGGAATTATTGAATTGGTGGAACTACCCGACTTACCTCTCAATGTTGTAGAAAGTCCCGCTACCCCTACCCCTGCACAATCTAAAAAATCTAAGGCTCCCGTTATTGCTTGCGTGGATGATAGCCCTCAAGTCTGCAAGATGCTTGAGGATATTATTACTGCTAACGGTATGAAGTTTATCAAGATTCAGGACGCTATCCAAGCTCTACCAGTTCTGATCCAAGAGAAACCAGACCTAATCTTTCTTGATTTAGTCATGCCAGTTGCCAGTGGTTATGAAATTTGCACCCAGTTGCGGCGTATTTCTACTTTTGCCAACACACCAGTAGTCATCCTCACGGGAAATGATGGTCTTTTAGATCGAGTCCGTGCCAAGGTAGTCGGCTCTACAGATTTTCTCACTAAACCCGTAGCAGCAGATAGGGTAATGAGTATTATCCGTAAATATTTACCCGTACAAGCAGCGCCCACAATTAAAACTGGATCGCATTTGGAAGTATGTCATTAA